A stretch of the Saprospiraceae bacterium genome encodes the following:
- a CDS encoding aminotransferase class V-fold PLP-dependent enzyme, with amino-acid sequence MTMHRRSALQWFGSLTAGTLIQPSVTLKALGNSYDKSKFQMEQLIKPCENEEDFWHQIRQAYSVSSNIINLNNGGVAPQPRVVQEAVEFYNRLSNEAPSYYMWRILDQGREPLREKMAKIAGCHADELAFNRNSSEALETIIFGLRLKAGDEVVLTKQDYPNMINAWKQRAHRDGIVLKWVNFNFPIQEDDEIVNAFAREFNSKTKIVHITHMINWNGQLLPSKKIADKAHAMGIEVLVDGAHSFAHIPFAIPDLGADYFGASLHKWLSAPFGSGLLYVNKSKIGQLYPLFAGGDPESADIRKFENLGTRSFAIEQAIGNAIDFYEMIGAERKFNRLYELQHYWTVRVKDHPNVQINHPMDKHYSGALGNVGIKNKKPEELASFLFEAYKIHCVAINWENIHGVRITPNVYTTKAELDKLVKGILEFADSK; translated from the coding sequence ATGACTATGCATCGACGATCAGCACTGCAGTGGTTTGGCTCCTTAACAGCCGGAACCCTAATACAACCTTCGGTAACCTTAAAGGCACTGGGTAATTCTTATGATAAGTCCAAATTTCAAATGGAGCAATTGATTAAACCATGTGAAAACGAGGAAGATTTTTGGCATCAGATCCGGCAGGCCTATTCAGTGTCGTCAAATATAATAAATTTAAATAATGGGGGAGTAGCTCCTCAACCCAGGGTCGTGCAGGAAGCCGTTGAATTTTACAACCGATTAAGCAACGAAGCTCCATCTTATTATATGTGGAGAATTTTAGACCAGGGGAGAGAACCCCTCCGTGAGAAAATGGCCAAAATTGCAGGATGCCATGCAGATGAATTGGCTTTCAACCGCAATAGTTCGGAAGCTCTTGAGACTATTATTTTTGGATTGCGATTGAAGGCAGGAGACGAAGTCGTCCTCACAAAACAAGACTACCCTAACATGATCAATGCCTGGAAACAACGAGCGCATCGGGATGGAATTGTTTTAAAGTGGGTTAATTTTAATTTTCCAATTCAGGAGGATGACGAAATTGTAAATGCATTCGCCAGGGAGTTTAATTCAAAGACTAAAATTGTACATATAACCCATATGATAAATTGGAATGGTCAGCTATTGCCTTCCAAAAAGATTGCGGATAAAGCGCATGCAATGGGTATTGAAGTTTTAGTGGATGGAGCTCATAGTTTTGCTCATATTCCTTTTGCAATTCCAGATTTAGGGGCCGATTATTTTGGAGCCTCACTTCATAAATGGTTGAGTGCTCCATTTGGTAGTGGATTACTTTATGTTAATAAGTCAAAAATAGGTCAACTGTATCCTCTTTTTGCAGGAGGTGATCCGGAAAGTGCAGACATCCGTAAGTTTGAAAACCTTGGGACACGGTCATTTGCAATCGAGCAAGCTATTGGAAATGCAATTGATTTTTATGAAATGATTGGAGCTGAACGAAAATTTAACAGGTTGTATGAATTACAACATTATTGGACTGTACGTGTAAAAGATCATCCGAATGTACAGATCAATCATCCGATGGATAAGCATTACAGCGGGGCATTGGGCAATGTTGGCATAAAAAATAAAAAACCCGAGGAATTAGCTTCATTCTTGTTTGAAGCATACAAGATTCATTGTGTTGCTATTAACTGGGAAAATATTCATGGAGTGCGTATTACTCCAAATGTTTATACTACAAAAGCTGAATTGGATAAATTAGTCAAAGGCATTTTGGAATTCGCTGATTCAAAATAG
- a CDS encoding SET domain-containing protein — protein sequence MNNLHYFAVNYKQEPVLMEIANRQQTKSSFAKIDFDPKLQQNRLIALKDFKKGSIICHFSYAEILSIPSRYTVQTGEDKHIILSPLYLEYVNHSCDPNSFFDTNEFKFKCIRNIERGEEFTFFYPSTEWDMEESFDCQCMSPHCLGEIKGARYLNEDTIRNYRFTDFIQGKLKKIHKHVFEL from the coding sequence ATGAATAATCTGCATTACTTTGCAGTCAATTACAAACAAGAACCAGTCCTGATGGAAATAGCCAACAGACAGCAAACCAAATCCAGCTTTGCTAAAATTGATTTTGACCCAAAACTTCAACAAAACCGACTGATAGCCCTCAAAGATTTTAAAAAAGGATCTATAATTTGTCATTTCAGTTATGCTGAAATTTTATCCATTCCAAGCCGGTATACGGTGCAAACCGGAGAAGACAAACATATTATTCTTTCACCACTCTATTTGGAGTACGTTAATCATAGTTGCGATCCAAATAGTTTCTTCGATACAAATGAATTTAAATTCAAATGTATAAGAAACATAGAACGAGGTGAAGAATTTACATTTTTTTATCCTTCCACTGAATGGGACATGGAAGAGTCCTTTGATTGTCAATGCATGAGCCCCCATTGTTTAGGTGAAATCAAAGGAGCCCGCTACCTCAATGAAGATACCATTCGCAATTATCGCTTTACAGATTTCATTCAAGGCAAATTAAAGAAGATCCATAAACATGTCTTTGAATTGTGA
- a CDS encoding SET domain-containing protein-lysine N-methyltransferase, with protein MKVCVLQPDYSPSNVDYKKYDPPRNLSSLLPNDEVDHVFLNKLTTYKQLKALANQDYDIFINLCEAYLEWDVPSIDVIYTLDLLNLPYTGPTQELYDPSKELMKYVAHVAGVEVPNFRVVSNLDDLNDLTTQLKFPLFIKPSKAGDSLGVDDHSYVQDEKSLFIKVRDLLEEYGEVMVEEFIEGREFTILVAADLKDDKKCISFKPVEYLFPPGFSFKTYALKTSELHPESNIACREETIERKLRKAASAIFREFGGKGYARLDFRMNPKGKLYFLEVNFTCSVFYPIGFEGSADHILNLDGIGQAGFLQHIIREGINRHKRKQKKFYLKKNSISGYGIYANVKIRKGEVVFRGEERSQRIVTKAFVDKNWNAAEKELFRKYAYPVGTDVYILWDTRPEEWAPQNHSCNPNTQYSGLNVVASRDIEKNEELTLDYASFLDDQMEAFVCTCGSPNCRTWISNQKEPEGKKTVKALA; from the coding sequence ATGAAAGTTTGTGTACTTCAACCCGATTACAGTCCATCAAATGTAGATTATAAAAAATATGATCCACCAAGAAATCTCAGTTCATTATTACCAAATGACGAAGTAGATCATGTTTTCCTTAATAAACTTACTACGTATAAGCAATTAAAAGCTCTGGCCAATCAAGATTATGACATATTTATAAACCTGTGTGAGGCATACTTAGAATGGGACGTACCTTCAATTGATGTAATCTATACCCTAGATCTATTAAATCTACCTTATACAGGACCAACACAAGAACTTTATGACCCATCAAAAGAATTGATGAAATATGTTGCGCATGTTGCCGGAGTCGAAGTGCCAAATTTTAGGGTGGTGTCAAATTTAGATGACCTAAATGATCTTACAACGCAATTAAAGTTTCCGTTATTTATAAAACCATCCAAAGCCGGAGATAGTCTGGGAGTAGATGATCATTCTTATGTTCAGGATGAAAAATCGCTTTTTATTAAAGTAAGAGATTTATTAGAAGAGTATGGTGAGGTTATGGTGGAAGAGTTTATCGAAGGCAGGGAATTCACCATATTGGTAGCAGCAGATCTTAAAGATGATAAAAAATGTATCAGTTTTAAACCCGTTGAATATCTGTTTCCTCCTGGATTTTCATTTAAAACGTATGCTTTAAAAACTTCTGAATTGCATCCAGAAAGCAATATTGCTTGTCGCGAAGAAACTATTGAGCGCAAACTTAGAAAAGCTGCTTCTGCAATATTCCGTGAATTTGGAGGAAAAGGATATGCCCGATTGGATTTTCGTATGAATCCAAAAGGTAAGTTATATTTTTTAGAAGTCAACTTTACCTGTTCCGTATTTTACCCAATTGGGTTTGAAGGTTCCGCAGATCATATTTTAAATCTTGATGGGATTGGTCAGGCCGGCTTTTTGCAACATATTATTCGTGAAGGCATCAATCGTCATAAACGCAAACAAAAGAAATTCTACCTCAAAAAGAATTCCATCTCAGGCTATGGAATTTATGCAAATGTAAAAATCAGAAAAGGCGAGGTCGTATTTAGAGGAGAAGAACGAAGCCAGCGGATTGTGACCAAAGCCTTTGTAGATAAAAACTGGAATGCAGCTGAAAAGGAATTATTTAGAAAATACGCCTATCCTGTTGGTACAGATGTTTATATTTTATGGGATACCCGTCCTGAAGAATGGGCTCCCCAAAATCATAGTTGTAACCCAAATACTCAATATTCTGGTCTAAATGTAGTCGCCTCCAGGGATATTGAAAAAAATGAAGAGTTGACACTTGATTACGCATCATTCCTGGATGACCAGATGGAAGCGTTTGTTTGCACTTGCGGAAGTCCAAATTGCCGTACCTGGATTAGCAATCAAAAGGAACCAGAAGGCAAAAAAACAGTCAAAGCACTCGCCTAA